One part of the Oceanihabitans sp. IOP_32 genome encodes these proteins:
- a CDS encoding S9 family peptidase: MKHISVLLLALLWSLTPVQAQQLTKNDYKRAVGFMHDNFNNKTVFNLNTPVHWFKDNSGIWFVDYSKDKKTYKTVNFKTYKVVNLFNHDKLAKALSQFAKKPVEAYAISISNIESSKKGNLDFTFEEEKYRLNLRSYQIQNIEKKQEEAPDAFEKKSPDGKWIAYTEAYNLFIKSTETNAVHQLSFDGKKGYEYGTYYGWYDTIEGENGERPKRFSVSWSPDSKWISTNLVDFRNAEKMYLLDHSIDSLYRPKLLSYYRGSPGDTTMVKVTPTFFNVETKKQVHSNLPTNTHINAVSIQSLDKSGTFLASYAERGYKREVVKHIDLNHGKEETLIEETSETNIDNFWFKMLDDNQNIIFLSERSGWRQLYMVNIQTKETKALTQGDYYINSVVYTNTKNEEIYFLASGKEADSNPYHQKLYKVGYNGDVTNLTPENTHHIVSFSKDGKYFVDNYSTISIPTTSVLRDSKTGKILANLTRADVSQAEDMGWRAPEPFSLMAKDGKTTIYGAFWKPTNFDASKTYPIIDATYTGPHTQRFPKSFNRAFDNQSLAELGFIVVQIDGLGTAGRSKAFLNHSYKNMKNNLEDHVLAIKHLGKQYTWVDTNRVGIFGHSAGGYDTGRALLAFPDFYKVGVASAGDHDFRMEKAWWPEMYQGWPVDETYETASNITNAKNLKGKLLLVHGGIDENVNPSATFKFAEALIKANKDFDLLILPNQRHGFTGIHRKYFIKKRWNYFVEHLLEAKPIWDFEWE; encoded by the coding sequence ATGAAACACATATCTGTTTTACTACTGGCGTTATTGTGGAGCTTAACCCCTGTGCAGGCACAACAACTTACTAAAAACGATTATAAACGTGCTGTAGGTTTTATGCACGATAATTTTAATAACAAAACGGTATTTAACCTCAATACCCCTGTGCATTGGTTTAAAGATAATTCTGGGATTTGGTTTGTAGATTATAGTAAAGACAAGAAAACTTATAAAACGGTTAATTTTAAAACTTATAAAGTCGTCAACCTTTTTAATCACGATAAGTTAGCAAAAGCTCTATCGCAATTCGCTAAAAAGCCAGTTGAAGCATATGCCATTTCCATTTCTAATATTGAAAGCTCTAAAAAAGGCAATCTAGATTTTACTTTTGAAGAAGAGAAATACCGTTTAAACCTGAGGTCTTATCAAATTCAAAACATAGAAAAAAAGCAAGAAGAAGCACCCGATGCTTTTGAAAAAAAATCACCCGACGGAAAATGGATTGCTTACACCGAAGCTTACAATCTGTTTATTAAATCGACTGAAACTAACGCGGTACATCAATTAAGTTTCGATGGTAAAAAAGGGTATGAGTATGGTACTTATTACGGTTGGTACGATACAATTGAAGGCGAAAATGGCGAACGACCAAAGCGTTTTAGCGTAAGTTGGTCTCCAGACTCGAAGTGGATTTCTACAAATCTCGTAGATTTTAGAAATGCCGAAAAAATGTATTTGCTAGACCATAGTATCGATTCGCTCTACCGTCCAAAATTACTGTCGTACTATCGTGGTTCGCCTGGCGATACTACCATGGTAAAGGTAACGCCTACTTTCTTTAATGTCGAAACCAAAAAACAAGTACATAGCAATTTACCAACCAATACGCATATTAATGCGGTTTCTATTCAAAGCTTAGATAAATCTGGAACCTTCTTGGCAAGCTATGCCGAGCGTGGTTATAAAAGAGAAGTGGTGAAGCATATTGATTTGAACCATGGGAAAGAAGAAACCTTAATAGAAGAAACCAGTGAAACGAATATTGATAACTTTTGGTTTAAAATGTTAGATGATAACCAAAACATCATCTTTTTATCGGAGCGTAGTGGTTGGAGACAGCTCTATATGGTTAATATACAGACTAAAGAAACTAAAGCTTTAACGCAGGGTGATTACTACATAAATTCGGTAGTTTATACCAATACAAAAAACGAGGAGATTTATTTTCTAGCCTCAGGAAAAGAGGCTGATAGCAATCCTTATCATCAAAAGCTTTATAAGGTTGGTTATAATGGCGATGTTACGAATTTAACCCCAGAAAACACACATCATATCGTCAGTTTTTCAAAAGATGGTAAGTATTTTGTAGATAATTATTCAACCATAAGCATCCCGACTACATCCGTTTTAAGAGATTCGAAAACGGGTAAGATACTGGCTAATTTAACGCGTGCCGATGTTTCGCAAGCCGAGGATATGGGTTGGAGAGCTCCAGAGCCTTTCTCATTAATGGCTAAAGATGGTAAAACAACTATTTACGGCGCTTTTTGGAAACCCACAAATTTTGATGCTTCAAAAACTTATCCCATAATTGATGCGACTTATACAGGGCCACATACACAGCGTTTCCCAAAATCGTTTAATCGTGCTTTCGATAATCAGTCTCTCGCCGAATTAGGTTTTATCGTGGTTCAAATTGATGGTCTTGGCACAGCAGGACGCTCAAAAGCCTTTCTTAACCACTCGTACAAAAACATGAAAAATAATTTGGAAGATCATGTGCTGGCTATAAAACATTTAGGTAAACAATATACTTGGGTAGATACAAATCGCGTTGGAATTTTTGGACACTCAGCGGGAGGTTACGATACAGGTAGAGCCTTATTGGCTTTCCCAGATTTTTATAAGGTTGGTGTCGCCAGTGCTGGAGATCACGATTTTAGAATGGAAAAAGCTTGGTGGCCAGAAATGTATCAAGGTTGGCCAGTAGACGAAACGTACGAGACGGCCTCCAATATCACTAACGCCAAAAATTTAAAAGGGAAGCTGTTATTGGTACACGGCGGTATCGACGAGAATGTAAACCCTTCGGCAACTTTTAAATTTGCCGAGGCTCTAATAAAAGCCAATAAAGATTTTGATTTGTTAATATTACCAAACCAGAGGCATGGTTTTACAGGAATACACAGAAAATATTTTATTAAAAAACGTTGGAATTATTTTGTTGAACACCTATTAGAAGCCAAACCAATTTGGGATTTCGAATGGGAATAA
- a CDS encoding aminopeptidase P family protein, which translates to MRYHPISNTLFIKNRTQFCSKMKANTIAILSSNDVKHNNADDVMGFTQNNDLFYLSGIDQEDTILVLYPDAYKKENREIIFIKKTSELIKIWDGEKLTKAQATEISGITRVEWIEDFEMALQYMAFEADGFYLGHNEHLKRATKDQQTQQDRMIAWCKQKYPLHDYYRAAKITRQLRQIKSETEIELIQKAANISVASFKRVLKACKPNIKEYELEAELTYNLIKSGGTRHAFNPIVASGKNACALHYIANDALCKDGDMILMDFGVCYANYNSDTTRCFPVNGKFSERQKEVYSSVLKCLKDGSKLLKPGVIPSDYEKQMASLVEAELIKLGLLTADEVLNQDPEQPLYKKYFMHGTAHHIGLDVHDVGLYSRPLEAGMVLTCEPGIYIPEEGIGCRLENDYLITKEGNINLTEAMPIEIEDIEALMNN; encoded by the coding sequence ATGAGATACCATCCAATTTCAAATACGCTTTTCATAAAAAACAGAACACAGTTTTGTTCTAAAATGAAAGCCAATACCATTGCCATTTTAAGCTCTAATGATGTCAAGCACAACAATGCCGACGATGTTATGGGGTTCACTCAAAACAACGATTTGTTTTACCTTTCTGGAATCGACCAAGAAGACACTATTTTAGTTTTATATCCCGATGCGTACAAAAAAGAAAACCGCGAAATAATATTTATCAAGAAAACCAGCGAGCTTATTAAAATTTGGGACGGTGAAAAATTAACCAAAGCACAGGCCACTGAAATATCTGGAATTACCCGTGTAGAGTGGATTGAAGACTTCGAAATGGCATTGCAATACATGGCTTTTGAGGCCGACGGTTTTTATTTAGGACATAACGAACATTTAAAACGTGCCACAAAAGACCAACAAACCCAACAAGACAGGATGATTGCTTGGTGCAAACAAAAATACCCCTTGCACGACTATTATCGTGCCGCAAAAATCACACGTCAATTGCGTCAAATTAAATCGGAAACCGAAATAGAATTAATCCAAAAAGCGGCCAATATTAGTGTGGCATCCTTCAAACGGGTCTTAAAAGCTTGCAAACCCAATATTAAAGAATACGAATTAGAGGCCGAGTTAACTTATAATTTAATAAAATCTGGAGGCACTAGACATGCTTTTAATCCTATTGTGGCCTCAGGAAAAAATGCCTGTGCGCTTCATTATATTGCCAACGATGCCCTTTGTAAAGATGGGGATATGATTTTAATGGATTTTGGGGTGTGTTATGCCAACTACAACAGCGATACTACACGTTGTTTTCCTGTAAACGGTAAGTTTTCAGAACGACAAAAAGAAGTATATAGCTCGGTTTTAAAATGCTTAAAAGATGGCAGTAAGCTTTTAAAGCCTGGTGTAATCCCTTCTGATTACGAAAAGCAAATGGCCAGTTTAGTAGAAGCCGAATTGATTAAATTAGGACTATTAACTGCCGACGAAGTTCTAAACCAAGATCCAGAACAACCATTATATAAAAAATATTTTATGCATGGTACGGCGCATCATATCGGATTAGATGTGCACGATGTTGGTCTGTATTCGCGCCCACTAGAAGCGGGCATGGTTTTAACTTGCGAACCAGGCATTTATATTCCAGAAGAGGGTATAGGTTGCCGTTTAGAAAACGATTACCTTATCACAAAAGAGGGAAATATTAACTTAACTGAAGCGATGCCTATAGAAATAGAGGATATAGAAGCTTTAATGAATAATTAA
- a CDS encoding M24 family metallopeptidase, protein MSTIGIGGSTIEAELQAITPSAHLVKPIAKEEFQTRINKACKLMKANDVQALYLNAGTNLYYFTGMRWNASERMVGALLFPNGDIHFIAPLFEEGTILDFMSVEGKIHGWEEHESPYQLFNDILKENGVQSGTIFIDETTSFFISDGIAQASPAFTFTNANPIISACRMVKSEAEIAIIQHAMNITLEVQKATARILKVGISAQEVVDFIHEAHKRYGIASGSYFCIVLFGKDTSFPHGVKTPKNLEQNEMVLVDTGCMLHGYLSDITRTYVFGEANDAQRRIWNIEKETQQAAFDAAQLGSSCESLDYAARKVLESHNLGPDYKLPGLPHRVGHGIGLDIHEYPYIVRGDKTVLEPGICFSNEPMIVVPDAFGVRHEDHIYMTENGPEWFTKPMHSIENPFGIL, encoded by the coding sequence ATGAGTACAATTGGAATTGGAGGATCAACAATCGAAGCCGAATTACAGGCCATAACACCAAGCGCCCATTTGGTAAAGCCTATTGCTAAAGAAGAATTTCAAACCCGAATAAATAAAGCTTGTAAGCTGATGAAAGCGAACGATGTGCAAGCCCTATATTTAAATGCTGGAACCAACTTGTATTATTTTACAGGGATGCGTTGGAATGCGAGCGAACGTATGGTTGGTGCTTTACTGTTTCCAAATGGTGACATTCATTTTATAGCACCACTATTTGAAGAGGGCACGATTTTAGATTTTATGAGTGTTGAAGGCAAAATTCATGGTTGGGAAGAGCATGAAAGTCCCTACCAATTATTTAATGATATTCTAAAAGAAAACGGCGTTCAAAGCGGGACTATTTTTATTGATGAAACCACGTCTTTCTTTATATCAGATGGTATAGCGCAAGCATCGCCCGCCTTTACGTTTACTAATGCTAACCCGATTATTTCGGCGTGTAGAATGGTGAAGTCTGAGGCCGAAATAGCAATTATTCAACATGCTATGAATATTACTTTAGAAGTCCAAAAAGCGACAGCTAGAATTTTAAAAGTGGGTATTAGCGCTCAGGAAGTAGTCGATTTTATCCATGAAGCACATAAGCGTTATGGCATTGCTTCGGGCTCTTATTTTTGTATTGTGCTGTTTGGAAAAGACACCTCGTTTCCGCATGGTGTAAAAACGCCTAAGAATTTAGAGCAGAACGAGATGGTTTTAGTCGATACGGGTTGTATGCTTCACGGTTATTTGTCAGATATTACAAGAACCTATGTGTTTGGTGAAGCTAACGATGCACAGCGACGCATTTGGAATATTGAAAAAGAAACCCAACAAGCGGCTTTTGATGCTGCACAATTGGGCAGTAGCTGCGAATCTTTGGATTATGCTGCGCGTAAGGTGTTAGAATCTCATAATTTAGGGCCAGATTATAAACTGCCGGGATTGCCACATCGCGTAGGGCATGGTATTGGCTTAGACATTCACGAATATCCCTATATTGTAAGAGGCGATAAAACTGTTTTAGAACCTGGAATATGTTTTAGTAATGAGCCTATGATTGTGGTACCTGATGCTTTTGGAGTACGCCATGAAGACCATATTTATATGACTGAGAACGGACCAGAATGGTTTACAAAACCTATGCACAGTATTGAAAATCCGTTTGGGATTTTATAG